In the Ornithodoros turicata isolate Travis chromosome 5, ASM3712646v1, whole genome shotgun sequence genome, ACCAGAGACACTGTCTCCCCACCCTAACATTGTAACTGTTGACACGCGAGGAGCAGACGACTCCTCGGGAAGACATGGAAGATGGGCACTCGTGGGTGAGACGTTAATTGGTTCGTCTAGCGTCAGCACTGCCAAGTCTGCATGGTGCTGCCCATCTTCGTATTCCGGATGTATGTGGATTGATGCTACTTTCCTCCGAATGATCCGTTTGCTGTCGTCGTCGTTGGCAATGTTCAGGGATCCCACACGAAGAAGAAAATCGGTGCTTTCCCTGAGTACAAAGTAGAAATTTTATTAACGATCCAGAAACATGCGATATTCTGGAAAGATTATAAAAGGTTGGCATACGGAGCTCCGTAGAAACAGTGGGCTGCCGACAGCACGGTGTTTCTCGTTATGAGGACACCTCCACACCAGAAGTTGAGGACGTGGAAATTGTCTCTGAATACGGCTACCTGAAAAACAAATCTGCATTAGTGAGAGAAACTACTAAGCTATGTTCCTGTACTGTAAGAGGATACCTTGTCAGCTTTTTCAGCACTTCCTACATGGGCACACAGTACTTACGAAGTAATTTCGTTGTGGGCATTCATGAACTATCAATGTAATATCTGCACATTTTTCTTACTGCAAAAGGGTACTTTCCGAGGTCTTCATTTGTGCGTCCTGACGCCACATAGTTCACCGCAAATGGAATGGCTGGGGCATGTTTTCCACAGACTGAAATACAAAATGTATGTCCCACATATGTCTACATTGAAAGTATAGTAAACAAAGTATTAACGTTACATACGCTGCCAGTTTTCTTCCAGTAGCTCGGCCTCATTTAACCCATTCTGCTGTTTCCTGACCGGAACTGACATTGGAGGTGGCGATATGTTTCCTCTTTCACGACTACAACAGACCAGTGCTGTGTTGCCCGTGCACAGCCCAGGCTGCCTCTCTGAATGTGGGCAGTGCGTCGCGGGTCGGCATTCCGTGTCCCCTCCATCCCTTGACACGCAGGGTTCTTCCGATATGTCTGCGGTGTCTGCAATGGAACATTGAAACCACACGACTATGGAAACAAAAGGGAAACAAGGGAAGCTGCAGTCGTAATGCAGTCTGTTTGCCGCGTGTCTCTCAAGTGTGCACGTAAGGCACACTTTTGTTAGTGGTTTTGCAGTATCTTGACATGCATCAGAAACATTAATACTTCACCACACATATTCattgtgttttgtgtgtttCTTTTATGGTGTCTCGTCACCAAACACCTTGATGCGTGATCTGCCGTTCTCCCGATTTTCAACTGTGCCCATGTGCACGTATTCAGTCGTATTTGGTATCCTGTATAGTTCCAAAGGATGTGCTTCCAAGCATATGAAAGAGATGGCCAGATGTCTGATCGAACCTGTTCAGTACTTCGGATACATACCCAGAAACAACACGCAGATCTTTTGACTACACATTTATTACATTCTGCATAAGGCTACACAAAATGACTGGTTTCTTCTGTGGTTGTACTAAGAGTCAGATTCTTCGTGTTGTGACCAGGAATAAGGACTCTTATGTCTGTCCAGTGCTGAGACACGCCATTTGACTGTGAACACATTTCTTTGGACGGTTGAAGAGTCCTACACTCTTCTCTGTGGCTTCTTGGTGTTTCCTCTCCGAGGGTCAATGAGATGAATGTATGAATCGCCGCCCCTTTCTTCATCTGCTGGTTCAGGTTCTGGCTCTTTAGGTTGTGGTTCAGGTTCTGGCTCTTTAGGTCGTGGTTCAGGCTCCACTGGAACATACAAGAGCATACCGGCTTGTTTCAGACTTCCTTCATTATCCTTTTTCATATTCACATTCAATGACAGTATCATGTAACATTCACGTGACATTTCACTTTTGTTGCTCAGAGGCATCTTGATGCTTCTTTGTGTAGCCCATTGTGTGACATTGTTCTGCCGCAAGTGGACGACGCCTTGTGCTCTTCttgatgtatgtatgtattccAGCCATATCCTAGAGTGTTGGGTTCTCCACTTGGCTTCTTCACGGTTGCATTCAATTGTCAAATCGATTGTTTGATGAGTTTGTTTGATGTATATTCCCCCCCATCAGAAATAACTTTGTTGTGTCCATTAGGTATTCTAGGTTCTACTATTCCCAAGTATACTAAAAGAGATTACACAAGTAGCACACTGACAACAACGGTTTTATCCAGACACATAAACCTCTTAAACCCCTACAGGAATTCACTGTCCTTGCAAATAAGGCCAATCCTCTCAGAAATAACTTTGTTGTGTGTATTAGGTATTCTAGGTTCAATTATGCCCAAGTACTAAAAGTGTAGAACCACACAAAAAGATGACACACACAAGTAGCACACTGACAACAAGGGTTTTATCCAGACACACATAAACCTCTTAAACCCCTACAAGAATTCACTCTCGTTGCAAATAAGGCCGATCCTCAGATATCAAGTACGCTTCTCAAATTTTCCTTCCCCTATCATTGCTAAGCATTCCTTCTATCTTTGTATCATGAAACAAGCTACCGCAATATCAAGAGACAAAATGTTCAGAAAGTGTTCCTGTATGTCGAAACGTTATACCAAGGGACCGTGATTATACCTATACTCATGTAGTCTGGTGTTAAGACACCGCCCTGTCCGAACCAAATAAGATTGCCGACGCAACAGAATTTTGTAAACAAACTCTGTATAACATTCCACAAACATGTGTCTATGCTTTACATCGCACTTATCAGTCCTGCATGCAGTCTGAGAGTTGACAACAGCTGAAAGGGAAGAAACGTGAGCATAGGTGTAACATTCCAACAAGGACATGAAGTCTTTGAACGTGTTGCCTCTGATGGTTAGGATATCTTGTTTCATGATGCGAAGATAAAAGGAAGGTTCAGTAATGATAGGAAAATTTGGGGAAGCAGGGAAGGTTGTGTCAGCAACCTATCCGCTGACCTTATTGACAAGAAAAGGGAATTTCTGCTGGGTTTTAACtggtttgtgtgtgttccaataaacctttgttgttagtaggaagggagttgcctcaggacagaagccgccgatatttcgaacagagactgttcttcttctgttgttgttcttcttctgctaCATTGTGTGTGTTGTCTGTTTGTGTGCTTTAGCGCTTTTAGAATTTGATGGATTACCAACCACGGCATTCTAGGTGCTAATATTCTCAATAACAGATCTACAAATGTAATGTAACAGGCATATCAACACGTCAGAGTATAACATGATGCTACTTGGTGTTCTGTTTGACAGTTTGCCAATATGTTGCGAATGAATATTGGAGATACAGGACAGTCAATGACCCAGGAAACGATACAAGTAAATGGTCGacaaagagggggaaaaaaaaaaaaaaacgttggtTACCTGGGCCTCCCCCTATTGGTACATCAGGTCTGCTGGGCACATTACCACCAGGTGAGACTGGTGGCACGTTTGGCCCTGCAAATGTAATGCCAGTAGCTCGTTATTTCTGGGGTCATTGGGTTAATGTTATACGAATGTAGATTTCGATACCTTGGTGAACAGGAGGAACGTATGGACCAGTTCCAGGTGCTGGATTGGGTTGCTGTGGGTATGTGGGACCTGCATTTAACGGGAGAATGCCATTGATATAGCACGGCTGCATTTCGTATTGGGTGATACAGAAGTACACATGAGAACGGCGGTTCTATGAAGAACGACAGCATACCTTGATTGCCACCCCCTCCAGTGCCTGGTCCTTGGGGAAGtacacctcctcctcctcctcctccggtgCCCGGTACTTGCGGAATcactccaccaccaccagtgcCCGGTACTTGCGGAAATGCTCCGCCTCCTCCAGTGCCCGGTACATGTGGAAATACCCCGCCTCCTCCAGTGCCCGGTACTTGGGGAAATACTCCGCCGTCACTGCCTACTACTGGTGGAATTAGTCCTCCGCCGGATGGGAATTGCGGCCCTGTAACGTAATGCAAATTTAGGTTTTCTGTGTTTCCTATAGATTTCGAATACTTGTTTTCTTGTACGAAGAACGTGGCTTTTCTAACTAGTCAGACGCGTGTGTTGTGTCAGATGTTGCTGACCCGCCTTGCTGGCTCAACCACTTAGTTTCCGGATTGTCCCCCTTCCATATGATAGAGTCAGGTGACAACTATGGTAATCCAGTAGTAGTACTCGCAAAaaagcagagttgtacgtaacgcgttactagtaattgcgttactagtaatcaattactttttcagtaatttttaacgtaattAATTTtttgagcaagtaattttccaagtaatctgattacaattttcggtaatcaattactgagtaatcgattacttttttaaccttctttcaacaatggcaacccctTTTCAGCAAACAAATCTGTAATAAAAGCGTgcatgtgttttgtatgttgctttcaaatgtatttgtgaatttcgcTTACCATATACGTTGGTGTCTCATTTtcgaatttgcaacaagagctgcatagttgcattcactgcaggcttgttggcttttgctatggcccacaatttaaaagtaccggaaaaaagtaacgcgttacatttctaatcggtaacgtattacattttcgatgaagtaatttgtaacggtaaagaattacttttcgcgcagtagtaacagtaattgtaatcaattactttttccgagtaacgtgtacaactctgcaaAAAAGTATGACGAAGACAGTATAGTGTTTCATTTACTAGAGCCGCCACACACATCAACGAAAAGGACGGGCAAACTTTTGTGTGAACATATattcactgaaaaaaaaattctatacCAGTTTATAAATATATACAGAATTTTTCAAAAATTAAAACAATCCCAGCCGAAGCAGTTGCGGAACTTACTGCGAGTTTAATTCTTCGCCTTTGCGCGGAGCGAAAGCTGTTCTATAAAACAAATACTTTACTAAAGTTTCACTGAACACATTTGGTATTGTGTGCATGTAGTGAGGCTTGTCCTGCACAGCAGTAGCGAGCAGTACCGCAAGGGGATGTGTTAACAGAAATAGTGTTGGTTCTGTAGTACCCGTTACTCGATGCAGACCCACGGTTTATACGTACCACGATTACCAAATCCTGAACCCGCAGGTTGCATTCCTCCGCCAAATATAGGGGGTATGAAGGATCCTGTTCAAATACAATGAAAAGCATGATACACTTAGTAATCGTGTTTTATTGACATCCTTGCACCATAAGGCAGACCTGTCTAACACGGAATCCCAGTATCACTCACGGCTGCTTTCGAACCACAtgcatcttttttctttttatacggCATTCCAGGTGCAGTAGGGTTAGATACACTGCATTTTGTGCAAACCTCTAATTTGTATTGTATTTCCTACACAGAAAGTTACTTTTTGTCGTTAGTATATGCATGCACCCTGCGTTCATGCCGGCATGCTAAACTCTCGTTATAACAATGCGTGTACGCGTATTACCAGTCATACAAAAGCCACGATCCTACATGCTACTGTACTTTCATTCCGATCTGTTTGATATCCTTCATGCCTATACTACAGCCGAACTCGTTTATTACGATATTCGGTTTAACGGTTACCCTGATATTGCGATCACGTTTCTGGTTCTATTCATCTTGCTCATTGTGATATACTATGATCGAGGGTTTGATACAACGATCCTGGCGAAAGCTCGCTTACAGCGATCGGAATTCTTTTGGGCAGGGTGGTAGAACGCGCGACTTCAAGACGCTCGGGAGAAGTTGCGTGCGCTAATTTATCCCTCTCCACTCCCCCTTCTCGCCCTAaagttgatgatgattatgCTTCAGCGACGTCGGCAGTCATCGACATCATTTTCTCGGTTCCTGTGGCTAGATTTTTGTGTGGCTACGATTTTGAGAAGCTTTTCGGAGAGGACGGACTATGACGGGTGTAACAACGCCACGTGGTCTTGGTACGGGTTACCCTGTCGTTGGACAAGCTTTAATAGAATGTGCAAAAAAATGTGTGCCCCAAATCGCTTGGGTACACTACTCTAAAACTACCCGTCATCTTGACTTGTAATTGCGCGAACGTTCGTGATCCTCCGATAAGGATTGGATTTCGCGTTTCAGTCAACATCGTTATAAACGGGCTGGACTGTAATGCGAATGGTCGTTTTAGACGCTCAGCTTAAAGAAGCAAGAATTTCTTGCCTCATCACGCAGTTTACATTACAGGGCGTATTCCATGTATCTGACGTAGCTTTTTGCATTCCTACCCCTGCACTGCATGGTGAGCATCGAGTGCAAAAATGATGCCATATATGGATTCATACTAACTTAAGATACTGCATGAGTAATATCAATGTCAATTGCATAGTGTATCACTTAGCACCATTAGAACGAGAGTTTACCTCTGCTTTTTTAGTATATGTATGTGCCCTGCATGCTCGTTACCTGGCATACGTCCCGGACTTTCGGGAATCCTCGGCCAGGAAGGGTTGAAGCCATCTGGGCAGTCAGCTGAATTATATGGGAATGATACATGATCTAACAAGAAATTCTTTacgaaggaatagcaagccgtcttTTTTGGCTGACTTTCCCtgacaaaataaatagatcgcCCCCTActaaacaattttttttttttttcgtatccTAGATCACGCGCTTGTACGAATTTTCTCAGAACTGGATAGTTTCGATCTCTCTAAGAGTAGGTAATGTCACGACGAGCAATGCCGTGTATCTCCTGACctcctaacaacaacaacaacaacacgcgCGCCAACCCGGTCTCCTCTCTCCGCCTCAAGTTGGAAGACAGACAGCAACTATGACGATAGGAGACGAAAATCGACCTTGAAGGAGCAGTGTAGCCAGATTAATGGCAGATTACGTacactgtgacgtcatacttctcgaACTAAGAAATCACATTTTTGATACTCCCTCTAAAAATATTTTGGAAGATTACGCGTGAGACAAGTATAGAGTGCGATGACATAAATTATTTGGGATTCTGAAGGCAAGTCAATAGTGGAGCACTTTAGACTAAAGCGGAAGTTCTGGTGTAAATCTCGTCCCTATAAACGAGTCTCGTGGCTCCTACTCAATGTAGTACTCATTACTTGATGGAGTTACACCATGGATTCGTTACATTTTCTATGGAGTAACACACTTGAACAATTACCTCCAAATGGCCCAGTGGGGATGGGTGGTATCTGCTTCCAGAATGAATTGACGTCACCAAACGATGGAAACTGTGGAATGCCCGGCACAGGGTTTACGATATTTGGGATGTCTGAATGAAACGTGAATTATAAGTCAGGGGACTATACTACGTTGTAATCGAAACTTGCCTAAGAGGAAGAGCTACATCAACTGGTATATGTATACATTGACAGCGTCGGCCAATATAGTTTTGCCTTTATCCAAATTCAAAGGGGCGGGGATGGGGATTCTGTAGCGGGATTCCGTCTTAGACAGGCTCCGTATTACAAGATATGCTCTGATAGTAACggaaatctccaaccaagttacaggacggggatacccgacgtttcggagccagttcggctccttcctcaggggtgactgtagtggccgttggcagcagcgttcttgcccctgaggaaggagccgaactggctccgaaacgtcgggtatccccgtcctgtaacttggttggagatttccgttactatcatagttctcacccaaccagacacacttgtgtcgaatatgttcactttcaagATATGCTCTATACTGAACAGTACTATGTCAAAGTCTTTCCTCAAAAAGTGACAGGCTGAAAACATTGGCTGTAGCAAATCTTGTCATGCATCATAGCTCCTACCGACAAAAGTGAGAGGGCGTAGACTAACTGGTACATGATGAATAAAAGAACGAAacgaaagaacgaaaaaaaaaactttttcgtGTTTGTCTACGTGTCCCGCGCCTCTCGGTTTTTCGTTCTCTTAATAATAACTCCTGTATGGGGTTAAGAAAATATGTCGAGATAAGTTGCTTTGCTGGAATATGCTTTGCCACTCGAATTATCTCTCAATGGCACAGCTTTTGTATCCTATAAGACAGAGTGAAGGGTGAAAGTTCGTTATCCATTGATAGATTTTAATATATCTGTTATCTCTAtggatgggacgaatccagagctttccgaatccaaggaatGTTCTGCGAATcaacgaatctttcgaatcatttccttaaaaaaagaaaaagaaaagaagagtttACGAAGCCAGGGGAAAAAACACTTCGGTtgtaaagtgttttgaagcagaatttgatatctttctttaatgagaaacaaattaaataatagttcactttcaggagcaAACATACCCGTATACTTCTTCCGAAATGTAATACAACGACTACAGGAAATAAATgaactctcgagtctgaattcctTCCGTGAAACTAGGAAACAATCAATAGCAAAACCATGTTATACGTTAGACTTGTAATGAGAGTTCctgcttgaactctttcagcagtgtaaacaaacaaacaagaaaacacccagCTACCAATGCGGCTTTCggtggactccggaggcgccaattttcaAAAGAGACAagcaaacgtggttggtggattcgattcACCGTTTTGGCCAATGGGATTCGGGTTCCCGAAtttcgaatccctgcctaggattcgtggattcgattGGCCCGTCCCTACTTATCTCTGACTTATCGTAGCAATGTTATGCTTACCGATACCAAAGTTACCGCCCGTGCCTGGAATATTCTTCAAGAGGGTGTCGACGATTCCCAAGGGGTTGAAGCCTTGCTGCCCCCGATTCATTGCACCTGTAATGCGTGTGTAGTGCGGCCTGTAGTCTCGGCTCAAGGATTTATGATGGCAGGAATTGCTAATTACGTGAAAGTACGCCCGTAATTATGCGAGCAGCGTATTCATATCGCACCTTGCCCGTATGGGTAGCTGCTCCCCGTCCCATGACTTCCGAAACCAAGTGGGTTGAGAAACCCTACCGAATAAAAGGGGATTTTATCGGCATGTATGGAAGAAAGTCTGCTGTGGATGAGTCAAGTTAGATTGCTGGCGCAACGGCGTAGCTACCATGCAGCAACGAAAGACAGCTGTCTATACCCCCTGCCGGGTTCCTGAAAGCTGCGTGGTTAGTGTATGCGCTGTTGCATTGTTTGTAGACACATCATTAGCGTCGCAATAGCGCAGCGTCATTGCGAATGGTCGCAAACACCACTGCACGTTTTTACGGTACGTGGAATACGAGTCTGCGCACGCAGCAAAACCCGTATTGCGCGCAGTAGTGGATACAAAGCGTTATTGCACACCTCAGAGATAACAGCTGACCCACACAAAGCTGACGTCTTGAGCGGTCATTTGTATGCTGGTCACTCGCAATGGCTACCAGTGATTCTAGGTGTCTCTCTGCAGACGAATGTGCCTGGAATACTACGGCGATTAAAGTTATCGTTTCAAACTACTTAGCGGAGTATTTTGCGCTCTGGATAACTACGGAAGTGAGCTTTAGAATCGTTAAACCCTGGCAGTAACCTGTGACGGTTGTTACATTAGGGGATATCCGCTCCGTTCGCAGTCATCCGTTTGCTATTACTGCGGATCGCGACATTACTTGTTCTATGAACGGCGTCGCCACAGCAGGAACGAGGTGGCGAAAGCTGCATGGATTGCATGAGCAGAATGACATCTTGAATGACGTTGTCTGGTGTCATGAGGTTCTGCCACCTTCGCGAACCTTCCTAGCAAATACGAAGGGAATCATCAGCTGTAATCAGCGCAATGggcgagttcagaaaatcccaaagtgcttagcgccgctttgaactgtgggagtttactaatacgaaagaaacgggtggcctccaaactgttccgatttctcccctaccggtccattgtcaaggtcagcgaaagcgaaatgtgaagggttactcttcgttcccccgctgagcaagcgcccaggatgcaatgcgcgcgcaaagagcactgggacaTTATGAACTCGTCTATTACGTACGACGTTTGTTTAGCTTCgcgtaacaaaaagaaaagaaaaaaatataaagaGAGAAACATGAGAATGTCGACAGTCTAAATATCCCGTCCTGCGTACTATAAAAACCGGAGAAGAGAGATTGTATTTCCTTAAACACAACGCGCATGTCTTTTATGCTTGTTAGTATATCCACTTACACAGAGGAAAGCCTTGAAAAACACGCGCAGCGCTATTTGCCATGTATGGTAGCCAAGCCGGGTAACCAAACAGGCAAAAATAATTGCCATTAATTATATTAGCCAAGATCACATGCACGTGCAGCAACACAAGTAGCGCTATAATGCGAAGCTCTCCGATGAAAGCACCACCAATAATGGGGGAATCCCCCAATTCAGCCGGTTCACTAATACTGCATTGCGATAACCATCAAAGCAACTCCTTATAAGCGCGGTCAAGACTGCATTAGCCATGCGACGATTGCTTATGTGGTTTTGGATCGACTGTACTTttgcgatgttttttttttttaatcctatTTTCCACCGCACAGAAAAACGAAGTGGCATACGCCCGTGTTTGGCAATCTGTTCTGCACATCACATAGTTTCCCCCTCGGCTGACAAGCGTGTTTCTTAATGGACACGTCACGTGATGGTATATGAAAGGCCAAATACACAACAAACTGGAACGCGTATAAA is a window encoding:
- the LOC135393931 gene encoding uncharacterized protein LOC135393931 isoform X3, with the translated sequence MIALMSFGVLLLAYGSDGLQLGSAKGSACLARNPNGYGYVEGVCVHTFQCTETLRGLVRLQFPEICGTYLLVPLVCCPKMDQSRPGFLNPLGFGSHGTGSSYPYGQGAMNRGQQGFNPLGIVDTLLKNIPGTGGNFGIGSFIPPIFGGGMQPAGSGFGNRGPQFPSGGGLIPPVVGSDGGVFPQVPGTGGGGVFPHVPGTGGGGAFPQVPGTGGGGVIPQVPGTGGGGGGGVLPQGPGTGGGGNQGPTYPQQPNPAPGTGPYVPPVHQGPNVPPVSPGGNVPSRPDVPIGGGPDTADISEEPCVSRDGGDTECRPATHCPHSERQPGLCTGNTALVCCSRERGNISPPPMSVPVRKQQNGLNEAELLEENWQLCGKHAPAIPFAVNYVASGRTNEDLGKYPFAVAVFRDNFHVLNFWCGGVLITRNTVLSAAHCFYGAPESTDFLLRVGSLNIANDDDSKRIIRRKVASIHIHPEYEDGQHHADLAVLTLDEPINVSPTSAHLPCLPEESSAPRVSTVTMLGWGDSVSEGRVLTQLHEAEVDTVSNADCNRAYQSLPTYQTEFPQGIDDKFICTAKVTASSCHEDSGGPLLRKLDLGKRTVFEIVGVVSNGVECGTSDHPGVYTEVVSFVPWILQTSLNVSQHNVVGTDDASV
- the LOC135393931 gene encoding uncharacterized protein LOC135393931 isoform X2 translates to MIALMSFGVLLLAYGSDGLQLGSAKGSACLARNPNGYGYVEGVCVHTFQCTETLRGLVRLQFPEICGTYLLVPLVCCPKMDQSRPGFLNPLGFGSHGTGSSYPYGQGAMNRGQQGFNPLGIVDTLLKNIPGTGGNFGIDIPNIVNPVPGIPQFPSFGDVNSFWKQIPPIPTGPFGGSFIPPIFGGGMQPAGSGFGNRGPQFPSGGGLIPPVVGSDGGVFPQVPGTGGGGVFPHVPGTGGGGAFPQVPGTGGGGVIPQVPGTGGGGGGGVLPQGPGTGGGGNQGPTYPQQPNPAPGTGPYVPPVHQGPNVPPVSPGGNVPSRPDVPIGGGPDTADISEEPCVSRDGGDTECRPATHCPHSERQPGLCTGNTALVCCSRERGNISPPPMSVPVRKQQNGLNEAELLEENWQLCGKHAPAIPFAVNYVASGRTNEDLGKYPFAVAVFRDNFHVLNFWCGGVLITRNTVLSAAHCFYGAPESTDFLLRVGSLNIANDDDSKRIIRRKVASIHIHPEYEDGQHHADLAVLTLDEPINVSPTSAHLPCLPEESSAPRVSTVTMLGWGDSVSEGRVLTQLHEAEVDTVSNADCNRAYQSLPTYQTEFPQGIDDKFICTAKVTASSCHEDSGGPLLRKLDLGKRTVFEIVGVVSNGVECGTSDHPGVYTEVVSFVPWILQTSLNVSQHNVVGTDDASV
- the LOC135393931 gene encoding uncharacterized protein LOC135393931 isoform X4, with amino-acid sequence MIALMSFGVLLLAYGSDGLQLGFLNPLGFGSHGTGSSYPYGQGAMNRGQQGFNPLGIVDTLLKNIPGTGGNFGIDIPNIVNPVPGIPQFPSFGDVNSFWKQIPPIPTGPFGADCPDGFNPSWPRIPESPGRMPGSFIPPIFGGGMQPAGSGFGNRGPQFPSGGGLIPPVVGSDGGVFPQVPGTGGGGVFPHVPGTGGGGAFPQVPGTGGGGVIPQVPGTGGGGGGGVLPQGPGTGGGGNQGPTYPQQPNPAPGTGPYVPPVHQGPNVPPVSPGGNVPSRPDVPIGGGPDTADISEEPCVSRDGGDTECRPATHCPHSERQPGLCTGNTALVCCSRERGNISPPPMSVPVRKQQNGLNEAELLEENWQLCGKHAPAIPFAVNYVASGRTNEDLGKYPFAVAVFRDNFHVLNFWCGGVLITRNTVLSAAHCFYGAPESTDFLLRVGSLNIANDDDSKRIIRRKVASIHIHPEYEDGQHHADLAVLTLDEPINVSPTSAHLPCLPEESSAPRVSTVTMLGWGDSVSEGRVLTQLHEAEVDTVSNADCNRAYQSLPTYQTEFPQGIDDKFICTAKVTASSCHEDSGGPLLRKLDLGKRTVFEIVGVVSNGVECGTSDHPGVYTEVVSFVPWILQTSLNVSQHNVVGTDDASV
- the LOC135393931 gene encoding clotting factor B-like isoform X5; translation: MIALMSFGVLLLAYGSDGLQLGAMNRGQQGFNPLGIVDTLLKNIPGTGGNFGIDIPNIVNPVPGIPQFPSFGDVNSFWKQIPPIPTGPFGADCPDGFNPSWPRIPESPGRMPGSFIPPIFGGGMQPAGSGFGNRGPQFPSGGGLIPPVVGSDGGVFPQVPGTGGGGVFPHVPGTGGGGAFPQVPGTGGGGVIPQVPGTGGGGGGGVLPQGPGTGGGGNQGPTYPQQPNPAPGTGPYVPPVHQGPNVPPVSPGGNVPSRPDVPIGGGPDTADISEEPCVSRDGGDTECRPATHCPHSERQPGLCTGNTALVCCSRERGNISPPPMSVPVRKQQNGLNEAELLEENWQLCGKHAPAIPFAVNYVASGRTNEDLGKYPFAVAVFRDNFHVLNFWCGGVLITRNTVLSAAHCFYGAPESTDFLLRVGSLNIANDDDSKRIIRRKVASIHIHPEYEDGQHHADLAVLTLDEPINVSPTSAHLPCLPEESSAPRVSTVTMLGWGDSVSEGRVLTQLHEAEVDTVSNADCNRAYQSLPTYQTEFPQGIDDKFICTAKVTASSCHEDSGGPLLRKLDLGKRTVFEIVGVVSNGVECGTSDHPGVYTEVVSFVPWILQTSLNVSQHNVVGTDDASV
- the LOC135393931 gene encoding uncharacterized protein LOC135393931 isoform X1, whose protein sequence is MIALMSFGVLLLAYGSDGLQLGSAKGSACLARNPNGYGYVEGVCVHTFQCTETLRGLVRLQFPEICGTYLLVPLVCCPKMDQSRPGFLNPLGFGSHGTGSSYPYGQGAMNRGQQGFNPLGIVDTLLKNIPGTGGNFGIDIPNIVNPVPGIPQFPSFGDVNSFWKQIPPIPTGPFGADCPDGFNPSWPRIPESPGRMPGSFIPPIFGGGMQPAGSGFGNRGPQFPSGGGLIPPVVGSDGGVFPQVPGTGGGGVFPHVPGTGGGGAFPQVPGTGGGGVIPQVPGTGGGGGGGVLPQGPGTGGGGNQGPTYPQQPNPAPGTGPYVPPVHQGPNVPPVSPGGNVPSRPDVPIGGGPDTADISEEPCVSRDGGDTECRPATHCPHSERQPGLCTGNTALVCCSRERGNISPPPMSVPVRKQQNGLNEAELLEENWQLCGKHAPAIPFAVNYVASGRTNEDLGKYPFAVAVFRDNFHVLNFWCGGVLITRNTVLSAAHCFYGAPESTDFLLRVGSLNIANDDDSKRIIRRKVASIHIHPEYEDGQHHADLAVLTLDEPINVSPTSAHLPCLPEESSAPRVSTVTMLGWGDSVSEGRVLTQLHEAEVDTVSNADCNRAYQSLPTYQTEFPQGIDDKFICTAKVTASSCHEDSGGPLLRKLDLGKRTVFEIVGVVSNGVECGTSDHPGVYTEVVSFVPWILQTSLNVSQHNVVGTDDASV